Proteins co-encoded in one Lasioglossum baleicum chromosome 3, iyLasBale1, whole genome shotgun sequence genomic window:
- the Eaat-2 gene encoding excitatory amino acid transporter 2, producing MSLTQRISGAVAVLRGTSEIKETHTSCVDEIEKIPTEDESKVRHQMTPLDRLQIVVDWIQENLLLVLTVTGVFLGLILGFLGRLANPSPPSIALFSFPGELLMRSLKMFILPLIVSSLVSGMAQLDARSSGRMGFRALTYYTVTTVLAAMIGILMVLVIHPGDPSIKSTITAPRPDDTKVSTLDAILDIIRNMVPDNLMQACFQQAQTTYVKKKVLIVGSANQSDYVLEPTLIYKDGTNVMGMIVFCITFGLVAGQLGPRGRLMVDFFVVLNEIIMKLVSIVVMWYSPFGIMCLIAGKIMSITNLAATAQMLALYMVTVILGLLIHGIITLPAIYWFLTRKNPAVFFKGMLQAWITALGTASSAATLPITFRCLEENNKIDPRVTRFVVAVGATVNMDGTALYEAVAAIFIAQVNGISLGIGEVITVSLTATLASIGAASIPSAALITMLIVLTALGLPTSDVSLLFAVDWLLDRIRTSINVLGDGYGAGIVYHLSKDDLDKMDQERKLEGLETGTPLEDISESCRCVSAQSPEESSETKI from the exons ATGTCGTTGACGCAACGTATATCCGGGGCTGTTGCAGTTCTCAGGGGTACTTCGGAGATTAAGGAAACTCACAC GTCATGTGTCGACGAGATCGAGAAGATACCGACCGAGGACGAGAGCAAAGTGCGTCATCAGATGACGCCGCTCGACAGATTGCAAATC GTAGTGGATTGGATACAAGAAAACTTGCTTCTTGTCCTTACGGTGACTGGAGTCTTCTTGGGATTGATTCTGGGATTTCTTGGTCGGTTAGCGAATCCCTCGCCACCGTCCATCGCTCTCTTCAGTTTTCCTGGAGAACTCCTTATGCGATCGTTAAAGATGTTCATATTGCCGTTGATCGTTTCTTCGCTTGTCTCCG GAATGGCGCAGCTGGACGCAAGGAGCTCCGGTCGAATGGGCTTCAGAGCTTTGACGTACTACACGGTGACGACCGTTCTCGCGGCAATGATCGGTATTTTAATGGTGCTGGTGATCCATCCTGGTGATCCAAGTATCAAGTCCACGATAACCGCGCCTAGGCCGGATGATACGAAAGTCTCCACGCTGGACGCGATTCTGGACATAATTAG AAACATGGTGCCGGATAACTTGATGCAGGCGTGCTTCCAGCAAGCGCAGACCACTTATGTAAAGAAGAAAGTGCTGATCGTAGGGAGCGCGAATCAGAGCGATTACGTCCTAGAGCCAACATTAATCTATAAAGATGGAACGAACGTGATGGGCATGATAGTGTTCTGCATCACGTTCGGCCTTGTCGCCGGTCAGCTCGGTCCACGCGGAAGATTGATGGTCGACTTCTTCGTGGTGCTGAACGAAATAATTATGAAACTCGTCAGTATCGTTGTGATGTG GTACTCTCCATTCGGCATCATGTGTCTGATAGCCGGGAAAATAATGTCGATCACCAATTTGGCGGCAACCGCGCAGATGTTGGCTCTGTATATGGTCACAGTGATCCTTGGTCTACTGATCCACGGTATAATCACCCTACCCGCAATATATTGGTTCTTAACACGTAAAAATCCCGCTGTGTTCTTCAAGGGTATGTTACAGGCTTGGATCACAGCTTTGGGGACGGCGTCCAG TGCGGCAACTTTGCCAATAACTTTCCGCTGCctcgaagaaaataataaaatcgatCCTCGAGTGACTCGATTCGTGGTAGCGGTCGGTGCTACAGTCAACATGGATGGAACCGCACTTTATGAGGCCGTCGCTGCGATTTTTATCGCCCAAGTAAATGGAATTTCATTaggaataggtgaagttataaCTGTAAG TCTTACGGCTACCCTGGCAAGTATAGGGGCGGCAAGTATTCCCAGCGCTGCCTTAATAACCATGCTAATTGTACTCACTGCTCTGGGATTACCCACGAGCGATGTTTCCTTGCTGTTTGCTGTCGATTGGCTATT GGATCGCATCAGGACATCCATAAACGTTCTGGGCGATGGTTACGGAGCTGGGATAGTGTACCATTTGAGTAAAGACGACCTAGATAAAATGGATCAAGAACGAAAATTAGAAGGCCTTGAAACGGGTACACCTCTTGAGGATATCTCGGAGAGTTGTCGATGCGTGAGCGCACAATCTCCTGAAGAAAGTTCCGAAACCAAGATCTGA
- the LOC143206974 gene encoding transforming growth factor-beta-induced protein ig-h3 codes for MFDRHLIKILTLSVMFGATCAVRKSPWWNINNTRREGPNICAVEVNDDINYNYYTEHREWNPRKICGKQTSVRYDCCAGYYRVAGHPGCTGVKPLTDVIETTRRVGSTKFARLLETSNLAEELQNGPPVTIFVPSEQAFDTYLRIKGILPEWLLDGNNYINLIANHIADRRILSNHWQANLLIPSRLHGNVLRINKFSSGMETVNCHRIVRKDQFSTNGVVHVIDGVLDLALAENSDIIELAAKDGRFEIFLRALENSELGNRIRYSDVPCTIFAPTDEAFRHIPEQQLNDMMTNSDALNALIAYHIVTHPVCVPNVISEYRAITIHQQELTLNCGPHGPIVNQANLKTEMYHGKNGLLYILDRVLLPDRAKSILELVKEEGLFTFLGIIRTAGLEKSLRRLQHFTMFAPSETAMQSLSEQQLVALQRNQKSARDFVLNHVVTGTYFTNEICSNQVARTLEVGIPLRFQVYRGTFGVENALIVKADKGCSNGVLHVISHVLHPAKESLDYILRKEGNFSIWLDAIERIKGVQPDIYNNFHRANSSCTYFIPSDDAFRRLGNVKLRKLLEDNNYLTKTVKNHIVDNMMLSESFMPNLQYAVKTKENTVNVARKNDKILVNDATFVKCDILNQAGVAHEINSVLLPENCPRGYRRTRDGFVKRTCI; via the exons ATGTTTGACAGACATTTGATTAAAATATTAACGTTATCAGTGATGTTCGGCGCGACTTGTGCGGTTCGAAAGAGTCCGTGGTGGAATATTAACAATACGCGAAGAGAAGG ACCCAATATATGCGCTGTAGAGGTGAACGACGAcataaattacaattattacacCGAGCACAGAGAGTGGAATCCTCGAAAGATTTGTGGCAAGCAGAC ATCCGTAAGGTATGACTGTTGTGCGGGGTATTATAGAGTCGCAGGACATCCTGGATGCACAGGAG TAAAACCATTAACCGACGTTATTGAGACTACAAGACGCGTGGGATCTACAAAATTTGCAAGATTGCTCGAGACATCAAACTTGGCGGAAGAATTACAAAATGGTCCTCCCGTCACAATTTTTGTTCCCTCCGAACAAGCATTTGAT acTTACTTGAGGATAAAAGGAATTTTGCCAGAATGGTTGCTGGATGGTAATAACTATATAAATCTGATCGCAAATCATATAGCGGACAGACGCATACTGTCAAATCACTGGCAGGCGAATCTTTTAATTCCATCGAGATTGCACGGAAATGTTTTGAGAATCAATAAATTTTCCAGCGGA ATGGAAACAGTAAATTGTCATCGAATTGTTCGCAAAGATCAATTTTCCACGAATGGCGTTGTGCACGTAATCGATGGGGTACTGGACCTTGCTCTAGCAGAAAATTCGGATATAATTGAACTTGCCGCAAAAGATGGTAGATTCGAGATATTTCTAAGAGCACTTGAGAACAGCGAATTAGGTAATAGAATTAGGTACAGCGATGTACCGTGTACAATTTTTGCGCCCACGGATGAAGCTTTCCGCCATATTCCGGAACAACAGTTGAACGACATGATGACCAATTCTGATGCACTAAATG CGTTAATTGCATATCACATCGTTACGCATCCTGTGTGTGTACCAAACGTAATTTCGGAGTATCGCGCGATCACGATACATCAACAAGAATTGACTTTGAATTGCGGTCCACACGGTCCTATTGTGAATCAGGCGAATTTAAAAACTGAAATGTATCACGGAAAAAATGGACTCCTGTATATCCTGGATCGTGTTCTACTTCCTGACCGAG CAAAATCAATTTTGGAGTTGGTGAAGGAAGAAGGACTGTTCACATTTTTGGGAATAATTAGAACAGCTGGTCTAGAAAAGAGTCTGAGGCGATTACAACATTTCACGATGTTCGCTCCGTCCGAAACAGCTAtgcaat CTCTGTCCGAGCAACAACTTGTGGCATTGCAGAGAAATCAGAAGAGCGCTCGTGACTTCGTGTTGAATCATGTAGTTACGGGAACGTACTTTACGAACGAGATATGCAGCAATCAA GTAGCCAGGACCCTCGAGGTAGGAATTCCTCTACGCTTCCAAGTGTATCGAGGTACATTCGGTGTGGAGAACGCCCTCATTGTGAAAGCTGATAAAGGATGCAGCAACGGTGTTTTACACGTGATCAGTCACGTATTGCATCCAGCAAAGGAATCTTTGGACTATATCCTGAGGAAGGAGGGCAACTTTAG CATTTGGTTAGATGCAATCGAAAGGATCAAAGGTGTTCAACCGGATATATATAATAACTTCCATCGCGCAAATTCTTCGTGCACGTACTTTATTCCCTCGGATGACGCATTTAGACGACTAGGAAACGTTAAACTTCGGAAGCTGTTagaagataataattatttaacaaaG ACGGTGAAAAATCATATTGTGGATAATATGATGCTTTCTGAAAGTTTTATGCCCAATCTCCAGTATGCTGTAAAAACGAAGGAAAATACGGTGAACGTTGCGAGGAAGAATGATAAAATATTG GTAAACGATGCAACATTCGTGAAGTGTGACATTTTAAATCAAGCGGGCGTGGCACATGAAATAAACTCGGTGTTACTTCCTGAAAACTGTCCCCGCGGATACCGGAGAACACGAGACGGATTTGTAAAAAGAACGTGCATTTAA
- the LOC143222014 gene encoding cx9C motif-containing protein 4-like isoform X2, translating into MTSSDPCKKFACKLQQCLKDNVYQPSRCDTVIEEIRQCCIQFKSKSTVCGGIDISKPYEHNTVDYRKAQK; encoded by the exons ATGACAAGTTCTGATCCGTGTAAaaagtttgcatgcaaactacAACAGTGTTTGAAAG aCAACGTCTATCAACCGTCACGCTGTGATACAGTTATTGAAGAAATAAGGCAGTGTTGCATTCAATTTAAAAGCAAGTCAACGGTTTGTGGAGGTATAGATATTTCCAAACCTTACGAACACAACACTGTGGATTAT AGGAAGGCTCAAAAATAA
- the LOC143222014 gene encoding uncharacterized protein LOC143222014 isoform X1, which yields MTSSDPCKKFACKLQQCLKDNVYQPSRCDTVIEEIRQCCIQFKSKSTVCGGIDISKPYEHNTVDYIYVARETCYESVKTDSCSRIRSARSCPATHAFMFFNRILFNC from the exons ATGACAAGTTCTGATCCGTGTAAaaagtttgcatgcaaactacAACAGTGTTTGAAAG aCAACGTCTATCAACCGTCACGCTGTGATACAGTTATTGAAGAAATAAGGCAGTGTTGCATTCAATTTAAAAGCAAGTCAACGGTTTGTGGAGGTATAGATATTTCCAAACCTTACGAACACAACACTGTGGATTAT ATATATGTGGCACGTGAAACGTGTTATGAATCCGTGAAGACGGATTCATGTAGCCGGATTCGTTCAGCACGTTCGTGTCCGGCGACTCATGCATTTATGTTTTTCAATCGAATTCTTTTTAACTGTTGA
- the Emc6 gene encoding ER membrane protein complex subunit 6, which yields MLGKIKTKQEKGEIVAYSEAAVVNNAAVVEYCRISMAALSGGTAGLLGLTGLYGFGFYIFAVFGLWAMLLLKAGGQWKKYFISRRNLLTSGFFGGLFTYVLFWTFLYGMVHVY from the exons ATGTTGGGgaaaatcaaaacaaagcaaGAGAAAGGAG AAATTGTTGCATACAGTGAAGCAGCTGTTGTAAATAATGCTGCTGTTGTGGAATATTGTAGGATATCAATGGCAGCTTTATCAGGTGGTACAGCTGGTTTATTAGGATTAACAGGTTTATACGGTTTTGGATTCTACATTTTTGCAGTATTCGGATTATGG GCAATGTTATTACTAAAAGCTGGGGGTCAATGGAAGAAATACTTTATAAGCAGGCGAAATCTTTTAACAAGTGGATTTTTTGGAGGTCTATTT ACGTATGTTCTATTTTGGAC ATTTTTATATGGTATGGTACATGTCTACTGA
- the LOC143222012 gene encoding GPI alpha-1,4-mannosyltransferase I, catalytic subunit-like, whose product MNASLFMKHCFIAFVLRTALVVYSNFHDKTFDVPYTDIDYKVFTDAARHMVAGRSPFERDTYRYTPLLALLLTPNIFLHENFGKILFSIVDILIAVLIKRILSSQNCNEKVVHNYSLIWLYNPFTIIISTRGNADSVAVLLVMLTLDLFLHDKYMLTGLLHGLSIHFRLYPIVFSLPMYLSLNKKNLMPNKDQWKLVSSCVSFLILLTIINYYFYGYKFLYESFIYHVVRKDTRHNFSVYFYMLYLSANHLPSIIQKMFMFLPQFILLLTLSYTYSRKSELPFAMFTQAMVMVTYNPVLTSQYFFWFLSLLPLCLPKFGISVKRSLCLCFIWLFSQGLWLLAAYLLEFRGLNTFTYIWLSGLLFFLVNTKILKDVIAYYKY is encoded by the coding sequence ATGAATGCATCGTTATTCATGAAACATTGTTTCATAGCCTTTGTGCTTAGAACAGCTCTAGTAGTCTATTCTAACTTTCATGATAAGACCTTCGATGTCCCATACACTGATATCGATTATAAAGTGTTTACGGATGCAGCGAGACACATGGTAGCAGGAAGATCTCCATTTGAACGTGATACTTATCGTTATACACCATTACTTGCTCTCCTTTTGACAccaaatatttttttgcatgagaattttggaaaaatcttATTCTCTATAGTGGACATACTGATAGCAGTTTTGATAAAACGAATTTTGTCTTCGCAAAACTGTAATGAGAAAGTGGTGCACAATTATTCTCTGATATGGTTGTATAATCCTTTCACAATTATTATTTCAACTAGAGGAAATGCAGATTCTGTCGCTGTACTCTTAGTTATGTTGACCTTGGATTTGTTTCTTCACGATAAATACATGTTAACGGGCTTGCTGCATGGTTTATCAATTCATTTCAGATTATATCCTATTGTATTTAGTTTACCAATGTATTTATCTCTTAACAAGAAAAATTTAATGCCAAACAAAGATCAGTGGAAATTGGTATCAAGTTGTGTATCTTTCCTGATTCTTTTaactattataaattattatttctacgGATATAAATTTCTGTATGAAAGTTTCATTTATCATGTCGTCCGTAAAGATACGAGACACAATTTTTCTGTTTACTTCTATATGCTATATTTATCTGCAAATCATCTACCAAGCATAATTCAAAAAATGTTTATGTTCTTACCACAGTTCATATTGCTACTAACTCTATCGTATACATATTCAAGAAAATCTGAATTACCGTTTGCAATGTTTACACAAGCTATGGTAATGGTAACATACAATCCGGTGTTAACGTCGCAATACTTTTTCTGGTTTTTATCCCTACTACCACTGTGTCTTCCGAAATTTGGGATAAGCGTCAAAAGATCTCTATGCTTGTGTTTCATCTGGCTCTTCAGCCAAGGTCTTTGGTTATTAGCCGCTTATCTCTTAGAATTTCGAGGACTAAACACTTTTACGTATATATGGCTTTCTGGTTTATTATTTTTCCTTGTAAATACTAAAATCTTGAAGGATGTTATCgcgtattataaatattag